One genomic window of Candidatus Shapirobacteria bacterium includes the following:
- a CDS encoding pilin, giving the protein MKSLIHFFKPSIVQAAVDPGGGGSPIIGTIKPPIDGNPYFEEGGIFLLIGNIFKLAGTIGGLFFIIQVILAGYEYITAGGDSKKTEAAWAKIWQSILGIIIIASAFTLAGVIERITGIPILTPNVYGPND; this is encoded by the coding sequence TTGAAATCCTTAATCCACTTTTTTAAACCCTCAATCGTCCAAGCCGCCGTTGACCCCGGAGGCGGTGGCAGCCCCATCATCGGCACCATCAAGCCCCCCATAGACGGCAACCCTTACTTTGAAGAAGGCGGTATTTTTCTTTTAATTGGCAACATCTTTAAACTTGCCGGCACCATCGGCGGTCTTTTCTTTATCATCCAGGTAATATTGGCCGGCTACGAATATATCACCGCCGGCGGTGATTCCAAAAAAACCGAAGCTGCCTGGGCAAAAATCTGGCAAAGTATCCTGGGGATTATCATCATTGCCTCTGCCTTCACCCTCGCCGGTGTTATTGAGCGTATTACCGGCATACCCATTCTTACTCCAAACGTCTATGGCCCTAATGACTAG
- a CDS encoding 7TM domain-containing protein, with translation MRKYICFGVFAPVLALSLFLAFGCLPIQAASGNGYLLESVQLQENSGFGFLNFGKTMVRMAIDKGIEPNLIVMLLLLPLVATLVSVLHYVFGLSGYGIFMPTMIAVTFLATGIIGGLLLFAMILMISIFGGLALRKLKLHFWPARSINLLLISVGTFGLMLISSSVQIIDISNISIFPVLFMIMLCEEFVRTQLVKSRNEAQRLAVGTLVLAIIGAVTMNVPEVQRLVILNPEWVILIVLVVNLGVGNYTGIRLSEVKRFKKAIRKKNV, from the coding sequence ATGAGAAAATATATTTGTTTTGGTGTTTTTGCTCCGGTGTTGGCGCTGAGTTTGTTTTTGGCTTTCGGGTGTTTACCGATACAGGCGGCATCCGGTAACGGATATTTACTGGAGTCGGTGCAATTACAGGAAAACTCGGGATTTGGATTTTTGAATTTTGGGAAAACAATGGTTCGGATGGCTATAGATAAGGGAATCGAACCCAATTTGATTGTGATGCTGCTGTTGCTACCGTTGGTGGCGACATTGGTGTCGGTACTGCATTATGTGTTTGGACTTTCAGGGTATGGGATTTTTATGCCGACAATGATTGCAGTGACATTTTTGGCAACAGGGATTATAGGGGGACTATTGTTGTTTGCGATGATTTTGATGATATCAATTTTTGGAGGACTGGCTTTGCGGAAACTAAAACTTCACTTTTGGCCGGCGAGATCGATTAATTTATTGTTGATTTCGGTGGGGACCTTTGGGCTGATGCTGATTTCTTCTTCGGTACAGATAATCGATATCAGTAATATTTCGATATTTCCGGTACTATTTATGATAATGCTGTGTGAGGAATTTGTGCGGACACAATTGGTGAAGAGTAGAAATGAAGCCCAGAGATTAGCAGTTGGGACGTTGGTGCTGGCAATCATTGGGGCGGTGACGATGAACGTTCCGGAAGTGCAAAGATTGGTAATTTTGAACCCCGAATGGGTAATACTAATAGTACTGGTAGTAAATTTGGGGGTAGGAAACTACACCGGAATTAGACTGTCTGAGGTAAAAAGATTTAAAAAGGCGATCAGAAAGAAAAATGTTTAA
- a CDS encoding sugar-transfer associated ATP-grasp domain-containing protein, giving the protein MKEYKQFLTKNERNKVYLRKNTAGARMVADSKLKTKRLLMKSGVGVPKLIARFRNQEELTAFKWEKLEGNFVIKPVSGYGGEGILIIRRRGKWAGDWQKMNGEMVNTKDIKRHCQEILGGRYSLYGMPDYVLVEERVKIHPLFLSITRSGTPDVRVIVYNRVPVMAMLRVPTDKSGGKANLQQGAIGLGIDLATGITTFGIEGKGGQIEKIYDYGKKRKRKVNGIKIPFWREILETAIKVQMSIEGLGFIGVDIVLDKEKGPMILEVNARPGLSIQLCNKAGLKSRIEKIEGMDVRSVDHGITLAKYLFGESFFEKVEEKEKAKTVGPLEMIKIKLGKGKKLVKEVRAKIDTGAFRSSIDRSLAESLGLLSDERVLYYRHYRSSLGKHKDRPVIGLTFWLKGKKVVTAVNVADRHKLRTKFLLGRKDLEGFLVSAKKQNEKQ; this is encoded by the coding sequence TTGAAAGAGTACAAGCAGTTTTTGACAAAAAATGAGAGAAATAAGGTGTATTTGAGAAAGAATACGGCCGGGGCGAGAATGGTTGCCGATAGCAAGCTAAAAACAAAGAGGCTTCTAATGAAATCGGGGGTAGGGGTACCGAAGCTGATTGCCAGGTTTAGAAATCAAGAAGAACTGACGGCGTTTAAATGGGAAAAGCTAGAAGGTAATTTTGTGATTAAGCCGGTTTCCGGGTATGGAGGAGAGGGGATTCTGATAATCCGGAGAAGGGGTAAGTGGGCGGGAGATTGGCAAAAGATGAACGGAGAGATGGTTAATACTAAAGATATAAAACGACATTGCCAGGAGATTTTGGGAGGACGGTACAGCTTGTACGGGATGCCTGATTATGTGTTGGTCGAGGAGAGAGTAAAGATTCATCCATTATTTTTGTCAATTACCAGGTCGGGGACGCCGGATGTGAGGGTGATTGTTTACAATAGGGTACCAGTGATGGCGATGCTGCGGGTGCCGACTGATAAAAGCGGAGGGAAGGCAAATCTGCAACAAGGGGCGATAGGCCTCGGGATTGATTTGGCCACCGGGATTACAACATTCGGGATTGAGGGCAAGGGGGGGCAGATTGAAAAGATTTATGACTATGGGAAAAAACGGAAAAGAAAAGTTAACGGGATTAAGATCCCTTTTTGGAGAGAGATTTTGGAGACGGCGATAAAAGTACAAATGTCGATTGAGGGACTTGGATTTATAGGAGTGGATATCGTGCTTGATAAGGAAAAAGGGCCGATGATTTTGGAGGTAAATGCTAGACCGGGACTGTCAATTCAGTTGTGTAATAAGGCAGGGCTGAAATCGAGAATTGAAAAGATTGAAGGGATGGATGTCCGGAGTGTGGATCACGGAATAACTTTGGCAAAGTATTTGTTTGGAGAGAGTTTTTTTGAAAAAGTAGAAGAAAAGGAGAAAGCAAAAACGGTAGGACCTTTGGAAATGATTAAAATTAAGTTGGGGAAGGGCAAAAAGCTAGTAAAAGAAGTCAGAGCGAAGATTGATACAGGAGCATTCAGAAGCTCGATTGACAGAAGTTTGGCGGAAAGTTTGGGATTATTGTCTGACGAAAGGGTGTTGTATTATCGGCATTATCGATCATCTTTGGGAAAGCATAAAGACAGGCCGGTGATTGGGTTGACTTTTTGGCTTAAAGGGAAAAAGGTGGTAACGGCGGTGAATGTAGCCGACAGACATAAATTGAGAACGAAATTTCTGTTGGGGAGAAAAGATCTGGAGGGTTTTTTGGTTTCGGCAAAAAAACAAAATGAAAAACAATAA